One stretch of Desulfomonile tiedjei DNA includes these proteins:
- a CDS encoding class I SAM-dependent methyltransferase yields the protein MSKKMIKVSEELYDYILSVSLREPDVLRRLREETAPYPHSVMQISPDQGQFMALLVRLMAATKTIDLGVYTGYSSLCVALAIPPHGTVIACDINEEWTSMAGRYWAEAGVSHKVDLRMAPALETLDQLLAEGLAGTFDFIFIDADKENYDSYYERSLELLRPGGLIAVDNVLWSGRVLDPQWIDRDTVAIRAFNSKLLADDRILLSMIPVADGLTLAWKRPEDA from the coding sequence ATGTCCAAAAAGATGATCAAAGTTTCCGAAGAATTGTACGACTATATTTTGTCGGTGTCGCTGCGCGAGCCCGACGTATTGCGCCGACTGCGGGAAGAGACGGCCCCGTATCCTCATTCGGTCATGCAAATCTCTCCGGATCAGGGCCAATTTATGGCTCTTCTGGTACGATTGATGGCCGCGACGAAGACGATAGACCTGGGGGTTTACACCGGATACAGCTCGCTGTGCGTAGCGCTGGCCATCCCACCGCACGGCACGGTCATAGCCTGTGACATTAATGAGGAATGGACGTCCATGGCCGGAAGGTATTGGGCTGAAGCCGGTGTGTCCCACAAGGTTGACCTCCGGATGGCCCCCGCGTTGGAAACGCTGGACCAACTCTTAGCTGAAGGCCTGGCCGGAACTTTCGACTTCATCTTTATCGACGCGGACAAAGAAAACTACGACAGCTACTATGAGCGATCCTTGGAACTATTGCGACCGGGTGGACTGATCGCTGTGGATAACGTGCTCTGGAGCGGAAGAGTACTGGACCCGCAATGGATTGACCGGGACACTGTCGCGATAAGGGCCTTCAATTCGAAGCTGCTCGCTGACGATCGCATCCTGTTAAGCATGATCCCCGTCGCAGACGGTCTGACACTCGCGTGGAAACGGCCTGAAGACGCTTGA